The following proteins come from a genomic window of Streptomyces sp. ALI-76-A:
- a CDS encoding peptidase: MRGIPRVTGARGSLLGALVGVTALLTTGVLAAPAGAAPPRPDAAVRSVSADAQRHAQQFWTPERMKAATPLDLVTVADRVDRGSAPAQGRKITVDPTTPNAVPVDAGVMAFPSGGGQWTGGGAVLSTAGRVFFTYQGRTASCSGNAVTSANKSTVITAGHCVKLEGAWHTNWVFVPGYHDGQAPYGRWTASKTLSTPQWTASEDINYDIGAAVVAPLDGKRLTDAVGGQGLAFNTGYNLAMYSFGFPAASPYDGEKFIYCSGTTNRDFLLSNDHGMTCNMTGGSSGGPWFTQFNESTGTGLLSSVNSFKYNFLPNRMYGPYFGADAQNLYQTAQSS, translated from the coding sequence GTGAGAGGCATACCTCGCGTCACCGGAGCCCGTGGCTCCCTCCTCGGCGCCCTTGTCGGCGTCACCGCGCTGTTGACGACCGGCGTCCTGGCCGCACCGGCCGGCGCCGCCCCGCCGAGGCCCGACGCCGCCGTGCGCTCGGTCTCCGCCGACGCGCAGCGCCACGCCCAGCAGTTCTGGACGCCCGAACGGATGAAGGCGGCGACGCCGCTCGACCTGGTGACCGTCGCCGACCGCGTCGACCGCGGCTCGGCTCCCGCCCAGGGCCGGAAGATCACCGTCGACCCCACCACACCGAACGCGGTACCCGTCGACGCGGGGGTCATGGCTTTCCCCAGCGGCGGCGGGCAGTGGACCGGCGGGGGTGCGGTCCTCTCCACGGCGGGGCGGGTGTTCTTCACCTACCAGGGCCGTACGGCGTCCTGCTCCGGTAACGCCGTCACCAGCGCCAACAAGAGCACGGTGATCACGGCGGGCCACTGCGTGAAGCTGGAAGGGGCCTGGCACACCAACTGGGTCTTCGTCCCCGGCTACCACGACGGCCAGGCTCCCTACGGCAGGTGGACCGCGTCGAAGACCCTGTCCACGCCGCAGTGGACGGCGAGCGAGGACATCAACTACGACATCGGCGCCGCCGTCGTCGCCCCGCTGGACGGAAAGCGGTTGACGGACGCCGTCGGCGGACAAGGGCTGGCCTTCAACACCGGCTACAACCTCGCCATGTACTCCTTCGGCTTCCCCGCGGCGTCGCCGTACGACGGGGAGAAGTTCATCTACTGCAGCGGCACCACCAACCGGGACTTCCTCCTGTCCAACGACCACGGCATGACCTGCAACATGACCGGCGGTTCGAGCGGCGGGCCGTGGTTCACGCAGTTCAACGAGTCCACCGGCACGGGTCTGCTGTCCTCGGTGAACAGCTTCAAGTACAACTTCCTGCCGAACCGGATGTACGGCCCGTATTTCGGTGCCGACGCCCAGAACCTCTACCAGACGGCTCAGTCGTCCTGA
- a CDS encoding GNAT family N-acetyltransferase: MTIPRIDIVHPGELTPGDRALWNELQATATATANPFMSAQFARAVGRVRPDTRVAVLRRKREPVGYFPYQQGRWGHGRALGLGVSDCQGAVLHPDDVHLDPHHLMRACSLNAWEFNHLESGQHLFLPYSKDQFGSPVVDLTQGFEQYKNHLHTHSRSFLRATRAQERRMIRHLGPLRFVYDDQNRTALRALVDWKSAHYRRTGRRDPFQQTWIANLVHLLADTTSPDCSGILSVLYTGDRPVAAHFGLRSRTILSCWFPSYDRTFATFSPGRILYLRMIEAAAASGIHLVDFGRGDAAYKNSFKTGELMVHEGALRTTGPGAALHWLRQEPKRATRRIVREQPALRRAAVRGLRAVGSMRER, translated from the coding sequence ATGACCATCCCCCGCATCGACATCGTGCACCCCGGCGAGCTCACGCCAGGAGACCGCGCTCTCTGGAACGAGTTGCAAGCCACTGCGACGGCCACTGCCAACCCCTTCATGAGCGCCCAGTTCGCCCGAGCCGTGGGCCGTGTGCGGCCCGACACTCGGGTGGCGGTCCTGCGCCGGAAGCGGGAACCCGTCGGCTACTTCCCCTACCAGCAGGGCCGATGGGGCCACGGTCGCGCACTCGGTCTGGGTGTATCCGACTGCCAAGGAGCCGTCCTGCACCCCGACGACGTACACCTGGACCCGCACCACCTCATGCGTGCCTGCTCCCTGAACGCCTGGGAGTTCAACCACCTCGAAAGCGGTCAGCACCTCTTCCTGCCCTACTCGAAGGACCAGTTCGGCTCACCCGTGGTCGACCTCACGCAAGGCTTCGAGCAGTACAAGAATCACCTCCACACACACTCACGAAGCTTCCTGAGGGCGACTCGAGCCCAGGAACGGCGAATGATCCGCCACCTCGGCCCCCTGCGGTTCGTCTACGACGACCAGAACCGCACAGCGCTGCGCGCCCTCGTCGACTGGAAGTCCGCCCACTACCGTCGCACCGGCCGCCGCGACCCCTTCCAACAGACGTGGATCGCCAACCTCGTGCACCTGCTCGCCGACACCACGTCACCGGACTGTTCGGGCATCCTCTCGGTGCTCTACACGGGCGACCGCCCGGTCGCCGCTCACTTCGGCCTCCGCTCCCGCACGATCCTCTCCTGCTGGTTCCCCTCCTACGACCGCACTTTCGCCACCTTCTCACCCGGACGCATCCTCTACCTGCGCATGATCGAGGCCGCAGCCGCCTCCGGCATCCACCTGGTCGACTTCGGCAGAGGAGACGCCGCCTACAAGAACTCCTTCAAAACGGGGGAGCTCATGGTTCACGAGGGGGCACTGCGCACGACCGGCCCTGGCGCTGCCCTGCACTGGCTCCGCCAAGAACCGAAGCGGGCCACCCGCCGCATCGTGCGCGAGCAGCCCGCGCTGAGGCGTGCAGCGGTACGCGGTCTCAGGGCCGTCGGATCGATGCGGGAGCGCTGA
- a CDS encoding MEDS domain-containing protein: protein MVITQDGRERPVQELGHGDHACLAFADDGEQRRVVTAYLSKGLALGERVRYFAERQDPATVLGWLRSVGADADAAVSRGQLQVATADDGYLASGRFDAEAMVATLQQEVADSLKAGYTGLRVSGEMSWGLRDVPGADQLAEYEAKVNELFAGQPASAVCQYDARLFSTDQLRAFDRYHPGTVQAEALHSSALLRILPSFTEGQRTLRVVGSVDYRTTTALAEALETTLHWPGDVRVDMSGLEFIDLAGLRVLAHTAEKFTPGRRLRVVELTPMLCQVISVTGFDQQDALVVTPRGAVG from the coding sequence GTGGTGATAACGCAGGACGGTAGGGAACGGCCGGTCCAAGAACTGGGGCACGGCGATCATGCGTGCCTGGCGTTCGCCGACGACGGCGAGCAGCGCCGGGTGGTCACTGCCTATCTGTCCAAGGGCTTGGCGCTTGGGGAGCGGGTGCGGTACTTCGCGGAGCGGCAGGACCCTGCCACGGTGCTCGGCTGGCTGCGGTCGGTCGGCGCCGACGCGGACGCCGCCGTGTCGCGCGGCCAGTTGCAGGTGGCCACCGCCGATGACGGCTACCTCGCCTCGGGCCGCTTCGACGCCGAAGCGATGGTCGCCACCTTGCAACAGGAAGTGGCCGACAGCCTCAAAGCGGGCTATACCGGTCTCCGGGTCAGCGGGGAGATGAGCTGGGGTCTGCGCGACGTCCCCGGAGCCGACCAGCTCGCCGAGTACGAGGCCAAGGTCAATGAACTGTTCGCCGGCCAGCCCGCATCGGCCGTCTGCCAGTACGACGCCCGCTTGTTCAGCACCGACCAGCTGCGCGCCTTCGACCGTTACCACCCCGGCACGGTGCAGGCCGAGGCACTGCACAGCAGCGCTCTGCTGCGCATCCTTCCCTCCTTCACGGAAGGACAACGCACCCTGCGCGTCGTCGGCTCCGTTGACTACCGCACCACCACCGCGCTGGCCGAAGCCCTGGAGACCACCCTCCATTGGCCAGGGGACGTACGCGTGGACATGAGCGGCTTGGAGTTCATCGACCTGGCGGGCCTGCGCGTGCTGGCGCACACCGCCGAGAAGTTCACACCTGGCCGCCGTCTGCGGGTCGTGGAACTGACCCCGATGCTGTGCCAGGTGATCAGCGTGACCGGCTTCGACCAGCAGGACGCCCTGGTCGTTACTCCCCGGGGGGCCGTGGGATGA
- the rpmF gene encoding 50S ribosomal protein L32 — protein sequence MAVPKRKMPRSNTRHRRAQWTAVTLQLVTVTVDGAAYRVPQRLAKPYERGLLHPEG from the coding sequence ATGGCCGTACCAAAACGCAAGATGCCGCGCAGCAACACCCGGCACCGTCGGGCGCAGTGGACGGCCGTGACGCTTCAACTGGTGACCGTCACGGTGGACGGGGCCGCGTACCGCGTCCCCCAGCGGCTCGCCAAACCGTACGAGCGTGGCCTGCTCCATCCCGAAGGCTGA
- a CDS encoding class I SAM-dependent methyltransferase gives MANTITSEADRADQGLGYAVNGPYYDVIFPESVRVSLTDALGRLVSGARAVAEIGPGTGVFTEALLTSLGPDGEIFAIEPTRIMRAALVTRLSRIPAAADTVTVLPEDALTAEVGIPLDAVVLFNLIMHFSPEQRVRLWLKWAGGLRPGGLLIMESQHPQTATAVPPSVIPGGMLGRHRYDTLARADIVGEDLIRWVMTYRTWRDDELIREETAEFDCHVVSDETLAAELSAVGLERHPAAPEGIQAWRRPKAL, from the coding sequence ATGGCCAACACCATCACGAGTGAGGCCGACCGCGCCGATCAAGGGCTCGGTTATGCCGTCAACGGCCCCTACTACGACGTGATCTTCCCCGAGTCGGTACGGGTCTCGCTCACGGACGCCCTGGGGCGGCTGGTGTCCGGGGCCCGCGCGGTCGCGGAGATCGGCCCCGGCACGGGCGTCTTCACCGAGGCACTCCTGACATCGCTCGGGCCGGACGGTGAGATTTTCGCGATCGAGCCGACGCGTATCATGCGCGCTGCCCTGGTGACGCGTCTGTCCCGCATACCGGCAGCCGCCGACACCGTGACCGTCCTGCCCGAGGATGCGCTGACGGCCGAGGTGGGCATACCGCTGGACGCCGTGGTGCTGTTCAACTTGATCATGCACTTCTCGCCGGAGCAGCGCGTCCGGCTCTGGCTCAAGTGGGCCGGTGGGCTCCGCCCTGGTGGCCTGCTGATCATGGAGTCGCAGCACCCTCAGACAGCGACGGCCGTACCGCCGTCGGTCATCCCCGGAGGCATGCTGGGTCGGCACCGCTACGACACCCTCGCGCGGGCGGACATCGTGGGTGAGGACCTGATCCGCTGGGTGATGACCTACCGGACCTGGCGTGACGACGAACTGATCCGGGAGGAGACGGCGGAGTTCGACTGCCATGTCGTCTCCGACGAGACGCTGGCCGCCGAGCTGTCGGCGGTGGGTCTCGAACGTCACCCGGCCGCGCCCGAAGGCATCCAGGCATGGCGGCGTCCGAAGGCACTCTGA
- a CDS encoding GTP-binding protein, which produces MTHAPSRLPVTVLSGFLGAGKTTLLNHVLGNREGMRVAVIVNDMSEVNIDAALVRGGEAALSRTEERLVEMTNGCICCTLRDDLLEEVARLAREGRFDYLLIESSGISEPMPVAATFAFARDDGVTLDELARLDTMVTVVDAANFLPELTGGDELAERGLDQYEDDERTVSDLLMDQIEFADVIVLNKLDLVDAESTDRLRATLARLNPAARVVPAVRGRVPIGEVLGTGRFDLERAQQAPGWVRELNGDHVPETEEYGISSTVFRSDRPFHPGRLWTFVTESLDSGAYGQVLRSKGFFTLASRPRVTGLWSQAGSVARFEPSSARDADSPYAQELVFIGTHLNAESLRASLTDCLMREDERHPRSDSFPAWDTYGFDEVCAHEHEPLITVPGQ; this is translated from the coding sequence ATGACTCACGCCCCCTCGCGTCTGCCCGTCACCGTCCTGTCGGGCTTCCTCGGTGCCGGCAAGACCACCCTGCTCAACCATGTCCTCGGAAACCGGGAGGGTATGCGCGTCGCCGTCATCGTCAACGACATGAGCGAGGTCAACATCGACGCCGCTCTGGTCCGCGGCGGCGAGGCAGCCCTGTCGCGCACCGAGGAACGCCTGGTCGAGATGACCAACGGATGCATCTGCTGCACCCTCCGAGACGATCTGCTGGAAGAGGTGGCCCGGCTGGCGCGCGAGGGGCGCTTCGACTACCTCCTCATCGAGTCCTCCGGCATCTCGGAGCCCATGCCGGTGGCCGCCACCTTCGCATTTGCCCGTGACGACGGCGTCACCCTCGACGAACTGGCCCGGCTGGACACCATGGTCACGGTCGTGGACGCCGCCAACTTCCTGCCCGAGCTGACCGGAGGTGACGAACTGGCCGAACGCGGCCTGGATCAGTACGAGGACGACGAACGCACGGTCAGCGACCTGCTGATGGACCAGATCGAGTTCGCCGATGTCATCGTCCTCAACAAGCTCGATCTCGTGGACGCGGAGTCCACCGACCGGCTGCGAGCCACCCTGGCGCGGCTCAACCCCGCCGCCCGCGTGGTGCCGGCCGTTCGGGGCCGCGTACCGATCGGCGAAGTCCTGGGCACCGGCCGTTTCGACCTGGAGCGAGCGCAGCAAGCTCCGGGCTGGGTCCGGGAACTCAACGGCGATCATGTGCCCGAGACAGAGGAGTACGGCATCTCCTCGACCGTCTTCCGCTCCGACAGGCCCTTCCACCCCGGGCGGCTGTGGACGTTCGTGACCGAGTCCCTCGACAGCGGCGCCTACGGACAGGTGCTCAGGTCCAAGGGCTTCTTCACACTGGCCAGCCGCCCGCGCGTGACGGGACTGTGGTCCCAGGCCGGCTCGGTGGCGCGCTTCGAGCCCTCCTCCGCGCGTGACGCCGACAGCCCCTACGCCCAGGAACTCGTGTTCATCGGCACCCACCTGAACGCCGAGTCTCTGCGGGCGTCCCTGACCGACTGCCTCATGAGGGAAGATGAGCGGCACCCCCGTTCCGACTCCTTCCCCGCCTGGGACACCTACGGCTTCGACGAGGTCTGCGCGCACGAGCACGAGCCCCTCATAACAGTGCCGGGACAGTGA
- a CDS encoding metalloregulator ArsR/SmtB family transcription factor, translated as MTTAPPPSAAMPGEPLHDLQAASDLLKALASPVRLGIVRELSQGGKYVHELVAALGVSQPLTSQHLRVLRNSRIVTTRRQAREIQYCLTDEHIAHIVLDAIRHAQE; from the coding sequence GTGACAACTGCCCCGCCCCCCTCGGCGGCCATGCCGGGCGAGCCGCTGCACGACCTGCAGGCCGCCAGTGACCTGCTCAAGGCGCTGGCGTCCCCCGTACGCCTGGGCATCGTGCGCGAGCTGTCCCAGGGCGGAAAGTACGTCCATGAGTTGGTCGCCGCGCTGGGGGTGAGCCAGCCGCTCACCTCGCAGCACCTCCGAGTACTGCGCAACTCCCGGATCGTGACGACCCGACGGCAGGCTCGTGAGATCCAGTACTGCCTCACGGACGAGCACATCGCCCACATCGTGCTGGACGCCATCCGGCACGCACAGGAGTAG
- a CDS encoding GTP-binding protein: MVAGKTPGVRGVGVDRLLRLSPRAVVLAVSIQSQEAGYPVVQRFLSGVDAGVPATCWAATGDPVVILRQDLMSLWRDAGPVHVVLALPGDVDVLPFLVELWRARVASGSLGEHFEPAPVVVGVEPSPFMADVGCVHRAVRLWSGGERGEVLSPAESAVRQVEAADVLLVPAPAGGDGEQAPLAARLVTQLNSRARLVTPADMDGAGPELRASLVRAVPSAAEGEWRARLEPVTVPAKGHCADRGVETVLWGARRPLHPGRLADALPVAMRGVVRGRGHLWLCSRPDTVVTWRSAGAYLELREADRWLEPADGRAWQAASPQRRTLASWFWDDYYGERRTEISLTGTGLDGPAIRCALDAALLTDAELSLGHESWTAVPDPLLGGADHG, from the coding sequence GTGGTCGCCGGCAAGACGCCCGGCGTCCGGGGCGTGGGCGTCGATCGGTTGCTGCGGCTGTCTCCGCGCGCCGTGGTGCTGGCGGTGTCGATCCAGAGCCAGGAGGCCGGGTACCCGGTCGTCCAGCGTTTCCTGTCGGGCGTCGACGCCGGCGTACCGGCGACCTGCTGGGCAGCCACGGGTGATCCTGTGGTGATTCTCCGTCAGGACTTGATGTCCCTGTGGCGTGATGCGGGCCCTGTGCACGTGGTTCTCGCTCTGCCGGGAGACGTCGATGTCCTGCCGTTCCTGGTGGAGTTGTGGCGTGCTCGCGTGGCGAGCGGCTCGCTGGGGGAGCACTTCGAGCCGGCACCCGTGGTGGTCGGAGTCGAGCCGTCGCCGTTCATGGCGGACGTCGGCTGCGTTCACCGGGCGGTACGACTGTGGAGCGGAGGGGAGCGAGGTGAGGTCCTGAGCCCGGCCGAATCCGCCGTCCGGCAGGTGGAGGCGGCGGACGTCCTGCTCGTGCCGGCTCCAGCGGGCGGTGACGGCGAACAGGCGCCCCTCGCAGCCAGGTTGGTCACCCAGCTCAACTCACGTGCCCGCCTCGTCACGCCTGCGGACATGGACGGAGCCGGGCCCGAGCTGCGGGCCTCGCTCGTTCGGGCCGTACCTTCCGCTGCCGAGGGGGAGTGGAGGGCGCGGCTGGAGCCGGTGACGGTTCCTGCCAAGGGGCACTGCGCCGACCGAGGAGTGGAGACGGTGCTCTGGGGGGCCCGCCGCCCTCTGCACCCAGGGCGGTTGGCGGACGCGCTGCCCGTCGCGATGCGCGGTGTTGTCCGCGGCCGAGGCCACCTGTGGCTGTGCAGCCGTCCGGACACCGTGGTGACCTGGCGTTCGGCCGGGGCTTATCTGGAGTTGAGGGAGGCGGACCGTTGGCTGGAGCCGGCGGACGGGCGCGCCTGGCAGGCGGCTTCGCCGCAGCGGCGCACCCTCGCCTCCTGGTTCTGGGACGACTACTACGGCGAACGCCGCACCGAGATCAGCCTGACCGGGACCGGTCTCGACGGCCCGGCGATCCGCTGCGCACTGGACGCGGCCCTGCTGACCGACGCCGAACTGTCGCTGGGACACGAGAGCTGGACCGCGGTCCCGGACCCGCTTCTCGGCGGTGCCGATCATGGGTGA
- a CDS encoding sensor histidine kinase yields the protein MTNAIDTPACRPDRSPRLIHQGLIYGSDEEFLTATVPFCLDGLEQDDAVLAVTTPANIDLLRQQLGSAAQAVEFIAADDWYKAPGRTLGAYYRYVDERTATGRHPRVRVIGEPVWHGRDALETDEWTRYESVINIAFADCPAWIICPYDARALPEQVVADARRTHPQLVTGPASDTSGHYAEPLGGVWDRQLSPPPAEGKVAMRFDADLNAVRSFVAKAATTLGMSPSGTERLVFAANEVATNAVQHGGGAGEIAVWRTGHRVICDIKDRGSTADGAETGWTLGYLPPDPEQIRGHGLWAVRQLCDLTEAQTTERGITVRLHLNII from the coding sequence ATGACCAACGCGATCGACACACCCGCCTGCCGGCCGGACCGGTCCCCGCGTCTGATCCACCAAGGCCTGATCTACGGTTCCGACGAGGAGTTCCTGACCGCGACCGTCCCGTTCTGCCTGGACGGCCTGGAGCAGGACGACGCAGTGCTGGCCGTCACCACACCCGCCAACATCGACCTGCTGCGCCAACAGCTGGGCAGCGCCGCCCAGGCTGTGGAGTTCATCGCGGCCGATGACTGGTACAAGGCACCCGGGCGGACCCTGGGCGCCTACTACCGCTACGTCGACGAGCGCACCGCCACCGGTCGGCATCCGCGGGTCCGGGTGATCGGGGAGCCTGTCTGGCACGGACGTGACGCGCTGGAAACCGACGAGTGGACCCGCTACGAGTCGGTCATCAACATCGCATTCGCCGACTGCCCGGCGTGGATCATCTGCCCCTACGACGCCCGGGCCCTGCCCGAGCAGGTCGTCGCCGACGCCCGGCGCACCCATCCTCAGTTGGTGACCGGCCCGGCCTCCGACACCAGCGGACACTATGCCGAGCCCCTGGGCGGCGTCTGGGACAGGCAACTGTCACCGCCGCCCGCCGAGGGAAAGGTTGCCATGCGCTTCGACGCTGACCTGAACGCTGTGCGGTCTTTCGTCGCAAAGGCGGCAACGACGCTGGGAATGTCTCCATCTGGGACGGAACGTCTCGTCTTCGCTGCCAACGAAGTGGCCACCAACGCTGTCCAGCACGGCGGCGGCGCTGGCGAGATCGCCGTCTGGCGCACCGGCCACAGGGTCATCTGCGACATCAAGGACCGCGGCAGCACCGCCGATGGTGCCGAGACCGGATGGACCCTCGGATACCTGCCGCCGGACCCCGAGCAGATACGCGGCCACGGCCTGTGGGCCGTGCGGCAGCTGTGCGACCTGACGGAAGCCCAGACCACCGAGCGCGGCATCACCGTACGCCTGCACCTGAATATCATCTGA